GGGAACCCGCTGGCCGACCTGATCCAGCCCGATCTGCGGGTGCTGGTCGAGCTGGGCTACGACCGCACCGGCTTCCAGGACGTGGCGACGCCGTTCGCGCTGTTCCCGCAGGTCGATCCGGCGGTGGTGCTCTCGCAGCTCGGGCAGGGCGCGGTGCAGGGGTTCAGCGACGCGCTGGGTGATCTCGGGCTGCTGCGTTGAGCGAGAACGGAGACGGGCCGTTCCAGAGGCGGTGGACGTGGTAGTATCGAACACATGTTCGAACGGATCTCGGGGAGTGCCGAGTCGGAGGCGCAGTTGGCGCGGTTTCGCGCCTATATGGACGGTGTGATGGATCACCGTGAGGCGTTGGTCGGCCACACCGAGCAGACGCGGGGCTGGTTGGCGGGGATTTGTGCGGCTACGCGGGTGGAGAATCAGGCGGTGGCCGCGCAGTTGGTGGCCATCGGCGGGTTGTTCGCAGACCGGTTGGCGCGCTCGGCGGAGACCGAGCAGTGGGCCATCGACACCATGGAGGCGGTGGCCGCCGAGGTGGCGGCGGGGTTGCGGATCAGTCAGCGCCGCGCGCAGACCAAGCTGCGCTGGGCGCGCGCGATGCGCGAGCGGGTGCCGAAAGTGGCGGCGTTGTTCTGCGCCGGGGACATCGATTTCTGCGCGTTCGCCACGGTGGTCTCGCGCACGGATCTGATCACCGATGCCGAGGTGCTGGCGCGGGTGGATGGGTTGGTCGCGGCCAACTTGACCCGTTGGCCCTCGCTGACCGCGGGCCGGTTGGCGGGCAAGGTCGATGCGATCGTGGCCGGGCTCGACGCGGATGCGGTGCGCCGCCGCCAGGACCGCGCCGTGCAGCGCGAGGTCTGCTTCAGCGAGGACCACGAGGGCATCACCTACCTCGAGGGTGGGTTGTTCACCCCGGATGCCCGCGCGTTGGACGCGCGGCTGACCGCGTTGGCGGCCACGGTGTGCCCGCACGACCCGCGCACCACCGCCCAGCGCCGCGCCGATGCCCTGGGCGCGCTAGGGGCCGGGGCGGATCGGCTGGGCTGTCGCTGCGGGCGCACCGAGTGCACCGCCGGGCAGCGCACCCCCACCGCGGCGGTGGTCATTCATGTGATCGCCGAGCAGGCCACCCTGGCCGGCGCCGGCACCACCCCGGCCTCGCTGCTCGAAGCCGGCGGGTTGATCACCCCCGAAGTGCTGGCCGAACTCGCTGCGGGTGCCCGGCAGGTGCCGTTGATCCATCCCGGCTACCGGCCCCCCGAGCCCGGTTACCGGCCGTCGGCTGCGCTGGCGGATTTCGTGCGGTGCCGGGACTTGACGTGTCGCTGGCCGGGCTGCGAGGTGCCGGCCAGCCGCTGCGATGTCGATCACACCATCCCGTATGCCCAGGGTGGTCCCACCCACGCCGGCAACCTCAAATGCTATTGCCGCACACATCATTTGGTGAAATCGTTCTGGGGCTGGCGGGAAAAACAACTCGCTGACGGCACCCTGATCCTGACCTCCCCGGCCGGTGAGGTCCACGTCAGCACCCCGGGCAGCGCCCTGCTGTTCCCCAGCCTGTGCGCGGCCGTGGGCGGGATGCCCAGCCCCGAAACCGAAACCCCAGCGGACTACTGCGCCGAACGCAACACCATGATGCCCCGCCGGCGCCGCACCCGCGCCCAACACCACGCCGCACGCGTAGCCGCCGAACGCCGCCACAACCGCCAAACCCGCCACGCAGCCGGCCTCCCGACCCCACCCCGCCTACAACCCCGACACCGACTACTGGCACTACGCCGCATGCACCCCACCCAGTCCCGACGACGAACCACCACCCTTCTAGCGGGGCACGAACCACTATCGAATCGACTGCAGCACAACGGTATCGCTGCCGGTCGAGCTGTCCGCCACGTCATTGGCGGCGGCCAGCAATTCGCCGAGTTGGCGGGGGTAAACCCGCTCGCCAGCCGCGTTCAGTGCGGCAATGTCCTGGGCCGTACACCACCGGGCACCGTGGATATAGCTGCGCTCCAGCTCGGTGCGTCCGTCCAACGTGGGCTCGAACCGCCGGGTGCGATGCACCAGGTAGAACTCTTCGCTGTCGATCATCGAGCCGTTGAACTCGAATACCTCGTCGCGCCGCCAGATCGGCCCGTACAGCTCCGCCGGCGACACGTGCAGCCCGGTTTCCTCGGCCAGCTCCCGAGCGGCCGTCTCGGCCAGCCGCTCCCCCGGCCGCACTTCACCGCCGACGGTGAACCACCACCGGGGAGCATTGGCGATCGCGGGATCCGAGCCGCACAGCAACAGCACGGCACCGGATTCGTCGAGCAGCACCACCCGCGCCGAGGTGCGGTGGTTGAGCTCGTGATGGGCGTGCGCCTGTGCGTGCGGCCGTTCGGCGATCTCGAAATACGTTGGCAGCGGCGCCCTTCCACCCAGATGGAACAACCGCACCATCCGCCGCTCGGCCAGCACCAGGGTGTCTCGCACCGCGTCGTTGTGGAACCTGCGGGCCAGCAGTACCCGGGCCTCGGCGTCGGCCAGCTCGGCCAGCAGCCCGGCCGGCACCGACGCCGGATCCACCATCGCCAGCGCCGCGGAGAGTTCGTTCTCCGCGGTCTCGCGTGCACTGCGGGGCGCCCGCTCGGCGGCGTCGGCCAGCGCCGCCAACCGTCTGCCCTCGGGCGCGTTGCCGTACGCGTCGATCGCGATCGCGCGGGCCACCACCGCGCGCCGGGCCAACGCCCCGTCCAGTACCTGCCAGGACAGGTCGTAGCGCACATGCAGCCGGTTCAATCGGTTCGCCCGCTGATACCCCCAGGCCGCGAAGGCGACCAGCACCACGAACAGCAGGACAAACGCGGCGATCAGCCACGCCATCAGCTGGCCACCTGCACCTTGACGCCGGCCCCGGCCACCGTTTCGTAGACCCGCATGATCTGGCTGGCCACCACCGACCAGTCGTAGCGCCGGACCGCCTCCCGCGCGGCGACCACGTAGCGCTTCCGCAGTGCGTCGTCGTCCAGCACCGTGATCAGCGCTTCGGCCAGCGCGGTCGCGTCGTCGACCGGCACCAGCCGCCCGACCTCGCCGTCCTCCAGCACCCGCCGGAACGCGTCCAGGTCGCTGGCCACCACCGCGGTGCCCGCGGCCATCGCCTCCACCAGCACGATCCCGAAGCTCTCACCCCCGGTGTTGGGCGCACAGTAGACGTCGGCGCTGCACATCGCCGAGGCCTTGCCGTCGTCGTCCACCTGTCCCAAGATCCGGATGTGTTCGACGAACTCGCTTGCCTGCGAACGTAGTTCGTCATCATCGCCGCGGCCGACGATCAACAACTGCACGTCGGGGAATCGTTCGATCACCGTCGGCATCGCCTCCAGCAGTGTCGACATGCCCTTGCGTGGCTCGTCGAAACGCCCCAGGAACAGCACCGTCTTACCGGGCCGCGGATAGCCGTCCATCATCGGCGCCGAGGCGTAGAAGTCGACGTCGACGCCGTTGGGGATCTCGACCGCGTCGGATCCCAGCGATTCCATCTGCCAGCGCCGCGCCAGATCGGACACCGCGATGCGGCCGACGATCTTCTCAAACCGGGGCCGCAACATCCCGCCCAGCACCGACAGCGCCACCGATTTGGTGGCTGAGGTGTGGAAGGTCGCCACGATCGGGCCTTCGGCGATGTTCAACGCCAGCAGCGACAAGCTGGGGGCGCTCGGCTCGTGCAGGTGCAGCACGTCGAAATCGCCGTCGGAGAGCCACTTCTTGACCTTGCGGTAGGTGGCCGGGCCGAACCGCAGCCGCGCCACCGATCCGTTGTAGGGAATGGGGACGGCCCGGCCGGCCGAGACGACGTAGTCGGGCAGCTCGCTTTCCGACGACGACGGCGCCAGCACGCTGACGTCGTGCCCGCGGGAGCGCATCACCTCGGCCAGTTGCAGCACATGCGACTGGACCCCGCCCGGCACGTCGAACGAGTAGGGGCAGACCATCCCGATCCGCATCAGCCGTCCTTCAACCACGCCCGACGGTCGTCGGACAGATCGGCCAACCACTGCGGTTGCAGCATGTGCCAGTCTGCGGGATGGGCGGCGATATTGCGCGCGAACTCGTCGGCCAGGGCCTGGGTGATGGCTCTGACGTCGCCGCTGCTGGTATCCAGCGGCGTCTGCATGTTGCAGGCCCAGCTGTCACCCTCGAACCAGCAGTGCGACGGTAGCAGCGCGGCCCCAGTCGCGATCGCGAGCTTGGCCGGCCCGGCCGGCATCCGGGTGGGTTCGCCGAAGAAGTCGACCTCGACGCCGGTGCGGGTGAGGTCGCGCTCGGCCATCAGCGCCACGATCTGGTTGTCCCGCAGCCGCTCGGCCAGCACTTCGAAAGCGGGCCGCTCGCCACCGGAGTGGGGTATCACCTCGAAGCCCAGGCCTTCGCGGTAGTCGATGAAGCGCCGGTACAGCGACTCCGGTTTGAGGCGCTCGGCGACCGTGGCGAAGGTGCCGTAGGTTTGCGCCAGCCACACCCCGTTCATGTCCCAGTTGCCGCTGTGCGGCAGCGCCAGCACCACGCCGCGCCCCTGGGCCAGCGCACCGTTGAGGTTGTCCTGTCCTCCGGTGCAGCTGTCCAGCCGCTCGGTCAACGCGCGCAGATCCATCGTCGGCAGCCGGAAGGCCTCCCGCCAATACCGGGCGTATGAAGCCAGAGATTCGCGCATCAACGAATCCGGTACCGCGGCGGGTTTGACACCCAGGACCCGCGCCAGGTTCTTGCGCAGCTGCAACGGTCCGCCGCGGCGTGCCGCGTAGCGGGCGCCGGCGTCGAAGGCGTTGCGCGCGGCGAATTCCGGTAGCGCGCGCACCGCCATCCAGCCGCTGGCGTAGGCCCAGTCGGTGGCGGTGCCGGTGAGAACTTCGCGGGGCCGCCGGCCGGGCACTCTGAGTTTCATCGACGGCGGGATCACGGCTCGCTCTTTCCGGGCAGGGCCAGATGGTCGACGGCGCCGGGTGAGGTTCGCACCGCGTGCAACCGCTGCGCGCAGGTGACCAGGCTCAGCACCGCCAGCAGCCACATCGCCACCGGCAGCGCCGGCGGCCACGGCACGAACGGAAAGTCGGACACCCCGGCCCCGACCAGCACGATGATCAGCCGTTCGGGGCGTTCGATGAACCCGCCGTCGCCACGCAGTCCACTGGCTTCGGCGCGGGCCTTGATGTAGGAGATCACCTGCGAGGTGACCAGGCAGATCAGTGTCGCCACGGCCAACGGTTCGTCGTGCTTGTGGAACGCGATCCACCACAGCAGCCCGCAGAACACCGCGCCGTCACCGAGACGGTCGCACGTGGCGTCCAGGACCGCACCGAACCGGGTGCCGAAGCCGCGCTCGCGGGCCATCGCCCCGTCGGCCATGTCGAACAGGGTGAAGAACCACACCACGCAGCCGCCGGCGAACAACTTGCCCATCGGGAACAGGATCAGCGCCCCAGCCGCCGAGCCGATGGTGCCGATGACGGTGACGACGTCCGGTGTCAGGCCGACCCGCAGGGCCGTCCGCGCGACCGGGTCGGTGAGTCGGGCGAAGAACGCGCGGGACAGGAACGGCAACTTGCTCATGACTGTCGGGCCCACTCCTCGGACAGCAGACGGCGGGTTTCGCGCAGCAACTGCGGTATCACCTTGGAGCCGCCGATGATGGTGATGAAGTTCGCGTCCCCGCCCCAGCGCGGCACCACATGCACGTGCAGGTGCTCGGCCAGCGACCCGCCCGCCGAGGTGCCCAGATTGATGCCGACGTTGAAACCGTGTGGACGCGAGACGTTCTTGATGACCCGAATCGCCTTCTGGGTGAACGCCATCACTTCGGCGCTCTCGGCTTCGGTGAGGTCTTCGAGCTCGGCGACCCGCCGGTAGGGCACCACCATCAGGTGACCCGGGTTGTACGGATAGAGGTTGAGCACGGCGTAGACGAGTTCGCCGCGCGCCACCACCAGACCGTCTTCGTCGGACATCTGCGGGATGTCGGTGAACGGCTGCGACGGGTTGGCATCGTCGCGCTTGAGCGGACCCTCGGCGAGGTAGTTCATCCGGTAGGGGGTCCACAACCGCTGTAGATGGTCGCGCTCGCCGACGCCGCGGTCGAGGATCGTGTCGTCGTCAGCCACAGTCACCCACCAGCGCCAACTTTCACCAATTCCGCTGTGGGAAAAGAGTTTTCAC
The nucleotide sequence above comes from Mycobacterium kiyosense. Encoded proteins:
- a CDS encoding phosphatidylinositol mannoside acyltransferase; the encoded protein is MPGRRPREVLTGTATDWAYASGWMAVRALPEFAARNAFDAGARYAARRGGPLQLRKNLARVLGVKPAAVPDSLMRESLASYARYWREAFRLPTMDLRALTERLDSCTGGQDNLNGALAQGRGVVLALPHSGNWDMNGVWLAQTYGTFATVAERLKPESLYRRFIDYREGLGFEVIPHSGGERPAFEVLAERLRDNQIVALMAERDLTRTGVEVDFFGEPTRMPAGPAKLAIATGAALLPSHCWFEGDSWACNMQTPLDTSSGDVRAITQALADEFARNIAAHPADWHMLQPQWLADLSDDRRAWLKDG
- a CDS encoding phosphorylase translates to MTVADDDTILDRGVGERDHLQRLWTPYRMNYLAEGPLKRDDANPSQPFTDIPQMSDEDGLVVARGELVYAVLNLYPYNPGHLMVVPYRRVAELEDLTEAESAEVMAFTQKAIRVIKNVSRPHGFNVGINLGTSAGGSLAEHLHVHVVPRWGGDANFITIIGGSKVIPQLLRETRRLLSEEWARQS
- the pimA gene encoding phosphatidyl-myo-inositol mannosyltransferase, whose amino-acid sequence is MRIGMVCPYSFDVPGGVQSHVLQLAEVMRSRGHDVSVLAPSSSESELPDYVVSAGRAVPIPYNGSVARLRFGPATYRKVKKWLSDGDFDVLHLHEPSAPSLSLLALNIAEGPIVATFHTSATKSVALSVLGGMLRPRFEKIVGRIAVSDLARRWQMESLGSDAVEIPNGVDVDFYASAPMMDGYPRPGKTVLFLGRFDEPRKGMSTLLEAMPTVIERFPDVQLLIVGRGDDDELRSQASEFVEHIRILGQVDDDGKASAMCSADVYCAPNTGGESFGIVLVEAMAAGTAVVASDLDAFRRVLEDGEVGRLVPVDDATALAEALITVLDDDALRKRYVVAAREAVRRYDWSVVASQIMRVYETVAGAGVKVQVAS
- the pgsA1_2 gene encoding CDP-diacylglycerol--inositol 3-phosphatidyltransferase: MSKLPFLSRAFFARLTDPVARTALRVGLTPDVVTVIGTIGSAAGALILFPMGKLFAGGCVVWFFTLFDMADGAMARERGFGTRFGAVLDATCDRLGDGAVFCGLLWWIAFHKHDEPLAVATLICLVTSQVISYIKARAEASGLRGDGGFIERPERLIIVLVGAGVSDFPFVPWPPALPVAMWLLAVLSLVTCAQRLHAVRTSPGAVDHLALPGKSEP
- a CDS encoding membrane protein codes for the protein MAWLIAAFVLLFVVLVAFAAWGYQRANRLNRLHVRYDLSWQVLDGALARRAVVARAIAIDAYGNAPEGRRLAALADAAERAPRSARETAENELSAALAMVDPASVPAGLLAELADAEARVLLARRFHNDAVRDTLVLAERRMVRLFHLGGRAPLPTYFEIAERPHAQAHAHHELNHRTSARVVLLDESGAVLLLCGSDPAIANAPRWWFTVGGEVRPGERLAETAARELAEETGLHVSPAELYGPIWRRDEVFEFNGSMIDSEEFYLVHRTRRFEPTLDGRTELERSYIHGARWCTAQDIAALNAAGERVYPRQLGELLAAANDVADSSTGSDTVVLQSIR